The DNA segment ACTGTTGACCCATCCGGGTTATGTCAATGAAACCGCAATTTTCTTCCTCCGGTTGGTGGCGACGGTGGTTGAGGCGACCCGCCCTCTGGTGCGTCGTCGCGCTGTCGGCGGCTGGTCCGGCGTTTGGGCTTGCGCTGGATGACCTGCAGTTCTGGGCGGGTACCGGCACGAACCGCGCCGCGTTGGTGATCCACTGGAGCGCGCCGGAAGTGCGCAACCACACCAGCGTACCGGGACCGATTGCGGAAAAATCCCTCGCGTGGGGTTATCGCTGGAACGGCAGCGCGAACGCGGAAGACTTGTTCAACGCCATCCTGGCTGCGGACCAGCAACTCTTCGCCGCGGTCAGCGACGTGACTCCGTATGGGAAGACGGTGTTCGCGTTGGGATATGATCTGAACAACAATCACCGGTTCGGCTTGCGCAACGGCACGAACCTGCTTGTCGCCGCCGCGCTCACCAATGCGCCTTCCGCCTTCACCAACGGACTGGCGGGGCTGGGTCACGAAGCGGCGGACGTGTTGCAAGCGCTGGAGGGGGCTGACCTCTATTGGGGTGGCTGGTCTGGCGCGAATTGGGAACTGTGGCATGAATCCGGTCAGCAGGGTGGGTTTGATCACGCGCCGGATCGCGGGCCAAATCCTTACTGGACCCCCGACGATCCCGATCTGCCGTTTTCGGGTCATCAAGGGGAATGGGAATACGCGCAGGTGGGTCTGTCCGGCTTGATGCTGCGCGACGGCGCGTGGATTGGTTGGTCGGTCGCGGCGGGCGGTTTGGATTTTGGCGATCCCGAAAATCCGGGCACCAGCGCGTGGGGTTTGCATAAACACGCCCCAGCGTCTCCGGCAGCCGCGCCGACTAATATAAGCCCTTACGCGGTTGAAGTAGTGACTGCCCAGTCGCCGTTCGGTTCGTCGCCCTATGACGATCCGTTGGCGGTGCTGGGTGAACCAGCTTCGCTGGCGGTGAATTTTGATCCCATCATCGGCAACGCGCCGTATCACGTGAAGCTGGTCGAACCGGCGTACAATCGCGACGTGGACGGACAGAAAACCCTGGTGACGCTGCGCCGTTCATTGGTGGAGGGAGAATACGCGTACGGCGCCGTGACCATAAAATTCGATCATCCGGTTCACGACGATCCCGCCAATCCGTATGGCGTGGATTTTCAGGTGTTCGGCAACACGTTTTACGTCGGTAGCGGCTATGTCGGCGACGCTTCCGACATGCGCACTTACAATTTGGTGGGGGGCGCGTTCGGTGAACCGATGTTGGTGTCGGTCAGTCCCGACGGCGTGAATTGGTACACCTACACCAACGGCCCGTTCTGCGATACGCCTTTCCCGACGCACGGTTATGAATGGGACGCTGCCCAACATGACGCCACTGGCAATGGCTGGACCGCCGCCCGCATGGATTTCACCAAACCAGTGAATCCGGCTTTGAACGAAGTACTCGGTGCGCCCGAGGTAACGCTGTCCGCGGCGGACGCCATCCAACTGTATGCCGGTTCGGGCGGCGGCACCGGATTCGATCTGGCGGAAACTGGATTTGAATCCATCCAATACCTCCGCGTGGAAGCGGCGGCGGGTTATTATGCCGGCGAGGTGGATGCGATTTCCGACGTGCGCCCGATGATGTTGGGCGAATCACTGACCGTCACGCCCGATAATCTCACCACGGGCACGGCGACCTTGTTCTTCCAGGACCCCGGCAACGTGGCGAACCACGCGGTGCAAATCCATTTCCACGACGTGAACCAAATTGCGCTGGTCACGGCCACGCCTTTTCAAGATTCCGTCGCGCTGGCCGCGTTGCCCAATCGTTTGGTGGAAAGCGCCGCCGTGACCGTTGCGCCGATGCTGGGTGAAAACCCGCTGAAATATGTCGCCGACCTCGCGCTTCACATCGGTTCTCGTTACGCCGCGGATGGCAGCGATCTGGACGCTTACGCCTGGGACGGAACGAACTGGACGCGGCTGGCGTTCACGTATGATCCCGCTGCCAGAACGGTCGCGCTCGAAAGCGTCACTCGCTCGATTGCGTTCGCCGTGGTGCAAATCACCGCACCGGCTCTGACCATCAACCGGGATGAAAACGGATTTGCCTTCACGTTCACTCCAATGGTGGGCTGGACGCACACGCTCGAACGTACGACGGATTTTTCCACCTGGTCGCCTCTCGACACCGTGACGCCCGACACGGCGACCCCCATCACGCTGCGGGATGATGTGCCGCCGGCCGACCAAGCGTTTTATCGTCTGAAACTGGGCCGACCATGAACGTCCGGAGCCAGCGTCAAGGGGCAGGAGTTACGCACTATGCGTCCGCGCTTCGTGGCGCTTCGTGGCCCTTGTCACTTGTCACCCGGCCCCGTTTCAAAGCGTTCACGCTGATTGAACTGCTCGTGGTCATCGCCATTATTGCGATCCTCGCCGCGTTGTTGCTGCCGGCGTTGAGCCAGTCGAAAGCCACGGCCAAACGGATCCATTGCCTGAGCAATCTGCATCAGGTACTCATCGCCGCGCACGTTTATGTGGATGACAACGCCGGGTCTTATCCCGTCGCGTATCAGTCCGGCACGATCAACGGCAGCGCCGCGTTGATTTGCTGGGACCTCACCACCATTGCGGGCAACCCGCCGACGGTGATTCCGGGACTGCTCTGGCAAAGTCAGGGCAACAAACAGATTCAACAATGTCCGTCATTCACCGGCGGCGCCAATTGGGTGGTGGACCCCTACACCGGCTACAACTACAACACGAGTTACATCGGCCACGGCCAACAGGAAGACATTCCTGAACCAACCAAAAGCGCGGCGGTGAAACAACCAATGAAAACCATCCTCTTTGGCGACGGTCAATATGCCGCCGGCGCGAACAAATTCATGCGCGCGCCGTGGGCCAATCCCGGTGATGATTCCTTTCGCGGTCGCTGGGCGGGCACGCAGGGTTTCCGCCATCAAAAACGCAGCAACGCGGCTTTTGGCGACGGCCATGCCGAATCGCTGCGCGAACGGTTTGTGGAGAACGAGGACGGCGCGAAAAACGTGGCGACGGGCACAGGCTTTCTCTCCACGGACAACTCCCTTTACGATCTCGAATAGATCAACCCACGCCGCCAAAATGTCCAAGAAATAACTCTCTCCCGCTCCTTGCCAAGTGAGGAGCGGATCGGGGCGGGGAGTCGAACAACAACGCGATTCTCTGCTGACACTCAAGAAATTTTATCACCCTTTGCGTACATGGCGCTGGAAGATGACATTCATGAACCGGAGTTGGACAGTCCGGGTGCGAGAATATCTTTTCAGCAGTGATGTGCAGTCCGGCCCGCCTGCGTGGCTTTCAAATTGCTGACTACTTCAAGGTTCTACCATACCGCCGCTGCTTATGCGCTTGCTCTCAGACGGTCAGATAGTTCGAGACACCTATGAAGTGGAACGCCACCTAAACGCCTCAATGATTGAACCGACACACTTGCTTCTGGGGCTGTGCAAGGTTGTTGACCTTGATCTGCCAGAATTGGTGTCGAAAGATTTGCCAGATCGAGATGAGGTGCTTGAAGAACTATTGCGAGAAGTTAGGAGATTAAGAAGTATATTCCGCGCTGCGGGTCTTGATGCGAAAGTTTTCCGCCGCCGCTTGCGGCGAGCTTCGCCAGAACGGCGATTTTCGTTGGAGGAATCAGAACGATTGCGCCGGAGTTCCGCTGCGAAGCAAGTCTTTGCCGATGCCGAGCACTTCGCTCAACTCGGTGGTAGGACAGTTTATCCTGTTCATTTACTTTACGCGACGATACTGGCGAAGGACGAACATCGCGATGCGACCTTAGATGAACTCGAAATCGAAAAGAGGCGCTTAGCCAACGTTGCCAAACGAGAGGTAGTGTCGCCGCAACCCGAATCCACTACTGAATCCAAAAAGATGAGAACGTGGTGGAACTAACCATTGTGCGGTAAGCAAATATAATTGTTCGGCGGCAGAATGATTACGATCTCAGAAAGCGCCCGGCGTTGCGGCGGCGTTGAGGCAAAAGAAAAACGGCAACCCATGACTGGATTGCCGTTGCGAAAAGTGCGGCGCTGACTCAGATGCCTTTCTTGATCATCAACTTGACCAGATCGCCCACGCGGGAGCTGTAACCCCATTCGTTGTCGTACCAGCTGACCAGTTTGAAGAAGTTCTTGTTCAGCTCGATGCCGGCCCCGGCGTCAAAGATCGAGGAGAGATTGCAGTGCAGAAAATCCGTGCTGACCACTTCGTCCTCGGTGTAACCCAGAATGTTTTTGAGATAGGTTTGGCTGGCGCGTTTCATCGCCGCGCAAATCTCGGCGTAGCTGGTATCCTTGACGGTTTTCACCGTCAGGTCCACAACGGAAACCGTGGGCGTGGGCACGCGGAACGCCATGCCGGTCAGTTTGCCTTTGACTTCCGGTAACACCAAGGCGACCGCCTTGGCGGCGCCGGTGGTGGACGGAATGATGTTCTGGGCGGCCGTGCGGCCTCCTTTCCAATCTTTCTTGCTCGGGCCGTCCACGGTTTTTTGCGTGGCGGTGTAGGCATGCACCGTGGTCATCAGACCTTCGGCGATACCGAATCCTTCCTTCAAGAGCACATGCACCACGGGCGCGAGACAGTTCGTGGTGCAGGAGGCGTTGGAAACAATGTGGTGTTGCTTGGGATCGTATTTATCATCGTTCACGCCCAGGACCGTGGTGAGGCAATCCCCCTTGGCTGGAGCGGAAATAATGACTTTCTTGGCGCCGGCGGTGATGTGGCCCTGCGCCTTTTCCACTGCGGTGAACAGACCGGTGGACTCGATGACCAGTTCCACACCCAATTCGCGCCAGGGTAATTCAGCGGGCGACCGGGCGCTGACCACCTTGATCTCCTTGCCGTTGACCACCAATACATCCGCCTCCGCTTTGTCGGGGCTGGATTTCTTGGCGCTGACTTCGCCGTGGAAGCGGCCCTGCGTCGAATCGTATTTGACGAGATAAGCCAGATTGTCGGCCGGAACGATGTCGCCCACCGCGACGACTTCGATGTCTTTGCCAACGAGACCTTGTTCGACCAACGCCCGAAAGACCAGGCGGCCAATGCGGCCGAACCCATTGATTGCTACTTTCACTGCCATAGTTCTAGTTCAGTTAAATGGAAGCTGGCGAAAAAACCAGCGTTGCCAATGGTAACAGTAGCCGAATCCGGGTCAATGTGGAAACGAAAGTCCCTGCGGACGCCGGATAAAACCCTGGCAACGGGGTGTTTTGATGTTGTTTGAGCAAAGAAAACGGGCGAACCCGGAAAGGTTCGCCCGCTGGAAAGAATGGCGCTTCGCCGTTTAATCGTTCTTGGCTTCGTCCGCCGCATCGAACGCGTATTGCAACGCCACGAGGTCTTCCCCGGGCTTGAGCGCGTCGAGCGCGGCTTGTTCCGCCTTCAACTGTTCGGCGGAATAGTTGGCCGCCTTGATGGACAGGCCAATGCGACGGTCGCTGCGGTCAATCTTAATGACGCGCGCGGTGACGTCCTGGCCGACCTTGAGCACGTTTTTAATCTTGTCCACGCGCTCCTCGCTGATCTGCGAGATGTGAACCAATCCGTCAATTTCATGCTGCAGACCGATGAACGCGCCGAAGCTGGCCAGCTTGGTGACCTGACCGGTGACCAGATCGCCCACCTTGTACAGCTCGTCAATTTTATCCCACGGATCCTGGGCGAGTTGTTTGACGCCAACGGCAATGCGCTGGTTCGCCTTGTCCACTTCGAGTACCTGCGCTTCGACCTCGTCGCCCTTCTTGAACACTTCGCTCGGGTGATTGATCTTGCGCGTCCAGGAGATGTCGGACACATGGATCATGCCGTCCAAACCTTCTTCCAGCTCAATGAACGCACCGTAGCTGGTGAGATTGCGAATCTTGCCTTTGACGTGGGTTCCGGGCGGATATTTCTGTTCGGCGGTATCCCACGGATTTGATTCCAATTGGCGGATGCCGAGCGAAATTTTCTGCTCGTCGCGGTTGATGCCGAGCACGACGGCTTCGATTTCCTGGTCCTGCTTGAGCACGTCGCCCGGTTTGGCGATGCGCTTGGTCCAGGACAATTCGGTGACGTGAACCAGGCCTTCCACGCCCGGTTCGAGTTCCACGAATGCGCCGTAGGGCATGAGGTTGACCACTTTGCCTTTGACCTTCGAGCCGACGGGATACTTGGTTTCGATGTCCGCCCACGGATTGGCCATCTTCTGTTTGAGCCCCAGGCTGACGCGTTCCTTCTCCTTGTTGACATCCAACACCACCACGTCCAGGTCTTGACCCACTTTCAGCAATTCGGACGGATGGCCGATGCGGCCCCAGCTCATGTCGGTGATGTGCAACAGGCCGTCAATACCGTTGAGATCAATGAACGCGCCGAAGTCGGTGATGTTCTTGACCGTGCCCTTGCGGATATCGCCCGGCACCATTTCATCGAGTAATTTCTGGCGGCGCTCGGTGCGCTCGGCCTCGATCAGCTCGCGGCGGGACAGAACGATGTTTTGCCGTTCCTGATTGATTTTAACGACCTTGAATTCGTAGGTGTTGCCCACGAATTGCGACAGGTTCTTGGGCGTAACCACGTCAATTTGCGACGCCGGCAGAAAGGCTTCCACGCCAATGTTGACCACCAGGCCGCCTTTGACGACGGATTTGACGCGACCGGTAATGCGACCGCCCTCATTGCAAATGGTGAGAATCTTTTCCCAGTTCTGTTTGAACTCGGCTTTTTCCTTGGACAGAACGACCATGCCGTCCTTGTCTTCCAATTTTTCGATGAGCACATCCACCTCATCGCCGACCTTGACGGTTTTGATGTCATCAAACTCGTTCGCGGGGATGACGCCTTCGCTCTTGTAGCCGATGTCCACCAAGGCTTCCTTGGCGCGGACTTCAATGACTCGACCTTTGACAATTTCACCTGCCGAAAAGCGCGTATGGCTTTGCTTCAGGGCTTCTTCCATCGTAAGCATAATTATTCTGTGAACTGAACCGACTGGGGCTTGAACGGGCGCGGGAACCGGCCCGGTGAAGCTCCATTGCCTAACTGACCGACGTTGCGGGGCAACGGAGGTTGAAGGTTAGGTTGCTTGTTAACTTTCTTTTCTCAGCCTCGGTGAACTTCCACCCTCGTGGAGTTCAGGCGGGGCAAATCCTATCCCGACGGCCGGAAGAAGCAAGTTTTTTGCAAGCGGGAATCTGGTCGCGCGAAAACCGGCTTTGCGTCAGCGGCGCGGCCCCGATAAATTACCCCCATGAATTTAGCCCGAAAGCTATTACACACCCGCTACCGCGTTGACGACCTGGAGCGCACGGTAAAGTTCTATCGCGACATCCTGGGCTTGCAGGAGGTCCGGCGTCACGCCTCACCGCGCGGCGCCACCCTGGTCTTCCTCAAAGCGCCGGAAAGTGAGGAGCAGATTGAAATTTGCTGTTTTCCCAAAAGCGGTCCGGTGCAGGTGCAGGCGGATCTCACCCATCTGGCGTTTGCAGTGGACAGCCTGGCGGAGTTTGCAAAACATCTCGCGCAGCATGGATTGAAATACTCGGATGGCCCGACCGCCACCGCCTCGGGATCGGTCATCGCGTTCATTGACGCTCCGGAAGGATATGAGATCGAGTTGATTCAAAAGTAGCCAGTAACGGTTAGCCGTCAGCCGTCAGCTATCAGAAGTCAGCTTTTAGCTGTCAGTGATAAGCCAGCTCCCGGTTGATAGCTGATAGCTGGCGACCGATAGCTAAAAATGATCTTTCGTTGCCGACAATTTGAATTTCGGTTTCCGCGGCCGACGCTTATCATGGGCATCGTCAACGTCACGCCGGATTCCTTCTCGGACGGCGGCCAATTTGGGGATGCGGAACAGGCGGTTGCGCACGGTTTGGAGCTGGTGCGACAGGGGGCAACGATTTTGGACATTGGCGGGGAATCTTCGCGACCGGGTGCGGCCCCGGTGAGCGAATCCGAGGAGTTGAGCCGGGTGATTCCCGTCATCACCGCGCTGGCGCGACAAACGACCGTGCCGCTTTCCATTGACACGATGAAGCCGGCGGTCGCCCGCGCGGCTTTGCGGGCGGGAGCGAGCCTCGTGAACGACGTGGGCGCGAGTTGCGCCGCCGCGGAAATGTGGCAATTGGTGGCTGAGACGGGCGCGGGTTATGTAGCCATGCACATGCAAGGTCTGCCCCGCACCATGCAGTTGCATCCGGTGTATGATGACGTGGTTAAAGAAGTCGGAGCTTTCTTCGAGGAGCGATTGAAGCGCGTCGAGGCGGTGGGAGTGGCCGCCGAACAAATCGTGTTTGATGTTGGCATTGGATTTGGCAAGAGCGTGACGCATAATTTGCAGTTGCTCAGCGCCTTGCCGGGTTTTACAAAACTGCCACGCCCGATGGCACTCGGGGTGTCACGGAAGTCGTTTATTGGCGCGCTGACCGGGGCGACGGTTGACGAACGGTTGCCGGGGTCGCTGGCCTGCGCCGCGCTGGCGGTGGCGGCGGGCGTGCAGATCATCCGCACGCACGATGTGGCGGAAACGGTGCAGGCGGTGCGCCTGGCGGAAGCCATCCGGGAATTGCGCTGAAGACCCAAGCCGCGCGTTGCCCGAGGGGATATGAAAAGATTGCAGTAAAAATGGTGGGAAGACGAACAACGTCATGTGGCCGTTGATTTCACAGATATGGCGTCCGACGCTGGAAATTTTCATTCTGGCGGTGACGATCTATTTGGCGACCCGGTTTGTGCGCGGCACGCGCGGCTGGCCGGTGGTCGTGGGATTCGTCATTTTGCTGTTGCTGCTGACCATGACGGCGACGCTGCTCAAGTTGGAGGTCTTGCGGTATTTGGTGGGTAACGCTTCGCTCGTCATCATGGTCGGCGCCATCATCATTTTTCAACCGGAAATTCGCCGCCTGCTCGGTGAACTGGGCAACCTGCCACTCTTCGCCACCGCGCACGAACAACGCGAAAGCATGGAGGTTATTTTGGATGCCTGCGAACGACTGGCCGAAGTGCGGATTGGCGCGCTGATCGCCATCGAGCAATCCATCCAACTCCGCGAGGCGGTGGAATCCGGCATTTCCGTGGATTGCGTGGCCACCGCGGAAATGCTCGAGGCAATCTTCTTTCCCAACAACGCCATTCACGACGGCGGAGTGATCATCAAAGGCGATCGGATTGCGTATGCCGCCTGCATTTTTCCACTGACCCGACGTTTGGGACTGAACAAATCATTGGGCACGCGGCATCGCGCCGCTTTGGGATTGAGCGACGAAACGGATGCGGTGATCGTGGTGGTTTCCGAGGAAACCGGCTCGATTTCCTATGCGTACAAGGGCGAACTGGTTCGTGGCGTCAGCATTGAGGAGTTGCGCTCCTTCCTGACGTCGGTGATTGTGCGGCCTCCGCGCGCTTCGGGTTTGTGGAACTGGCTGCGGTTTTGGGCGGTGGACCGTCCGCCCGACGCCACGGCGCCTGCAGCTTCCAATCCTGATGCGTCGGTCGCGCCGCAAGAAGAAAGCAAATAACATGGCGGATTTATCGCAACACATGCTCTTTCGCAACTTTGGCTGGAAACTGCTTTCCTTGATTTTGGCCGTCGTGATCTGGCTGACCATCAGAGCCTTCAGAAATGAACAAGACGTCACGGAGCGATTGTTCCCCAATCTCTCCATTAAAATTGTTTCCGGCACCGCCGACGTGCGCGCGTTTCAAGCGGACCCGCCGCTGGGTTCGGTGACGCTGCGCGGTCGCTCCGGCTTGATCAACCGCCTCGATGCGCGCGAGGTTCACCTGCTGACCGACGTCAGCCTGGTGGATACCACCCAACCCTCGCGCCACCATCTCGTGGTCACCGTCCCCAACGGGGTCACCGTGGTGCGCACCGAGCCGTTGGAAGTCCGGATTATTCCACCTCCGCGACCAGAACCGAAAATCATCATCACTCCTCCTAAAACCATCGAATGAGCAAATTGAAAAAAATCTTCGGCACGGACGGCGTGCGCGGCACGGCGAACATCGAACCCGTCACTGCGGAAACCGCGTTGCGCCTCGGGCGCGCCGCCGGTCACGTCTTCAAGAATTTGGAACGCGTCGCGCGCGGGCATGGCCGGCACAAGATCGTCATCGGCAAAGACACGCGCCTTTCGGGTTACATGCTCGAGAACGCGCTTTCCTCCGGCATCCTTTCAATGGGCGTGGACGTGCTGTTCATCGGCCCGCTTCCCACTCCCGGCGTGGCTTACGTCACGCGCAGCCTGCGCGCGGATGCCGGAATCGTCATCACCGCGTCCCACAATCCCTATGCCGATAATGGCATCAAGTTCTTCCGTCCGGACGGCTATAAACTCGACGACAAAATCGAAGCCAGCATCGAACATCTGGTCTTCAGCGGAGAGATCGAAAACATCCGACCCACCGCTGAGGAAATCGGCAAAGCCGTCCGCATTGATGACGCGCTCGGACGCTACATCGAATTTGCCAAAGCCAGCTTTTCGCGCGGTAAAACCCTCGAGGGCATGCGCATCGTCGTGGATTGCGCGAACGGCGCGGCGTACAAGGCGACCCCCTGCGTGCTGCGCGAGTTGGGTGCGGAAGTCATGGTGTTCGGCGACAAACCCAACGGTAAAAACATCAACGAAGATTGCGGTTCAATGCACCCGCAGAATCTGTGTCGGTTGGTCCGCGAATTTCGCGCCGACCTCGGCATTGCGCATGATGGCGATGCGGACCGCGTCCTGATGTGTGACGAACACGGCCAGATGATTGACGGCGACGACATCATGGCCATCGCCGCGCTTGACCTGCTGGCCCAAGGTGCCCTGGCGGAAAAAACGCTCGTTGCCACGGTGATGAGCAACGCCGGGTTGGATGCGGCCATCACCGCCGCGGGCGGCAAAGTCATCCGCACCGGCGTGGGCGACAAGCTCGTGATTGATGAAATGTTGCGCAGCGGTTTCAACTTTGGCGGCGAACAAAGCGGCCATCTGATTTTCCGCGACTACGCCACGACGGGCGATGGCCTGGTGGCGGCATTGCAAATCCTGCGCATCATGAAAATGCGCGGCAAGAAACTGAGCCAGTTGGCGCAATGCTGGCAACGCTTTCCGCAACTCGTCAGCAACGTGAAGGTGCGCGAGAAAAAACCGTTCGAGCAACTGGATGGCATCCTTGGCCTCGTTGAGAAAGCTGAAGCCGACGTGAAACCCGCCGGGGGCCGTGTGTTGCTGCGTTATTCCGGCACCGAACCCAAAGCCCGCCTCCTCATCGAAGGCCCGCAACAAACCGTGCTCGAAACGTGGAGCAAGCAGATTTGCGACGCCATCAAACGGCAGGTCGGAGCGTGAGAGATGGAGTTTGTATCGAGACGTAAGGGATGCAGCCTATATCCATATTAGGCCGCTTATCTGTGTGCGGTATCATCAACAACTCGACCGTCTGTGTATGCGCGGTGCGGATGAACAACACACCGCAAGAACAACACGTTTGTATCCTGCGCGGTCGCGCCCGGTGCGGCAAGCTCGTAGCTCACGTCGGCAAGTCGGTAAGAACCATCAGTAAAGCGTCCGGTTGCCGGACAAATGAGCACCTGTGGACTCGCTAGATAGTTGCTCAACGACAAGACATCCTGAGGCAATCGTCCCCCGTGGTCTGCCGCCCACTTCCGGCTCGCATCTGCAATGGCCTGCATCCCCTGCACACAGCGCCGCTTGTTCTCTGGTTTGATTACGAACTGGAGCAACGCAAACCAGCCAATCCAAATGATGACAACCGCAAAGACGAGCGTGAGCATAGGCGTGACGAGGCAGCCAACGACGAGTTTCGTCTTGAGCGGCTTGTTCTTGAGTGTCTTCCGAAGAACCAGCCAAACACACAACAGAGCCAGCAGGAATGCAACAACACCAAGAACGCCAAGGGCGAGCTTGGCGACGAGTGCGTCCAGCCAGCGAAAAGAGCCGTGCATAGCGGCCTAACATTTAAGTGGACTGCACACTTTGCAGTCTATCTCGTTTCATGGATTGGACTTTGCGCCTGTCAAAGAGAGTTGTCCACAGGAATTTACGCGAGGCACAACTTGACACTGCCCCAGCGGATGGCCGCGAAGCGGCCCAACCTGAATAGCCGTGGGTGTCAACCCACGGTCCAGCGTTAAAGCAATGTGCGACCCCTACGGGGTCGAACGGGTTTGGCTCCCGTCACCGTGGGCTGACGCCCACGGCTATTC comes from the Verrucomicrobiia bacterium genome and includes:
- a CDS encoding 30S ribosomal protein S1, with the protein product MLTMEEALKQSHTRFSAGEIVKGRVIEVRAKEALVDIGYKSEGVIPANEFDDIKTVKVGDEVDVLIEKLEDKDGMVVLSKEKAEFKQNWEKILTICNEGGRITGRVKSVVKGGLVVNIGVEAFLPASQIDVVTPKNLSQFVGNTYEFKVVKINQERQNIVLSRRELIEAERTERRQKLLDEMVPGDIRKGTVKNITDFGAFIDLNGIDGLLHITDMSWGRIGHPSELLKVGQDLDVVVLDVNKEKERVSLGLKQKMANPWADIETKYPVGSKVKGKVVNLMPYGAFVELEPGVEGLVHVTELSWTKRIAKPGDVLKQDQEIEAVVLGINRDEQKISLGIRQLESNPWDTAEQKYPPGTHVKGKIRNLTSYGAFIELEEGLDGMIHVSDISWTRKINHPSEVFKKGDEVEAQVLEVDKANQRIAVGVKQLAQDPWDKIDELYKVGDLVTGQVTKLASFGAFIGLQHEIDGLVHISQISEERVDKIKNVLKVGQDVTARVIKIDRSDRRIGLSIKAANYSAEQLKAEQAALDALKPGEDLVALQYAFDAADEAKND
- the glmM gene encoding phosphoglucosamine mutase, with the translated sequence MKKIFGTDGVRGTANIEPVTAETALRLGRAAGHVFKNLERVARGHGRHKIVIGKDTRLSGYMLENALSSGILSMGVDVLFIGPLPTPGVAYVTRSLRADAGIVITASHNPYADNGIKFFRPDGYKLDDKIEASIEHLVFSGEIENIRPTAEEIGKAVRIDDALGRYIEFAKASFSRGKTLEGMRIVVDCANGAAYKATPCVLRELGAEVMVFGDKPNGKNINEDCGSMHPQNLCRLVREFRADLGIAHDGDADRVLMCDEHGQMIDGDDIMAIAALDLLAQGALAEKTLVATVMSNAGLDAAITAAGGKVIRTGVGDKLVIDEMLRSGFNFGGEQSGHLIFRDYATTGDGLVAALQILRIMKMRGKKLSQLAQCWQRFPQLVSNVKVREKKPFEQLDGILGLVEKAEADVKPAGGRVLLRYSGTEPKARLLIEGPQQTVLETWSKQICDAIKRQVGA
- the gap gene encoding type I glyceraldehyde-3-phosphate dehydrogenase, which gives rise to MAVKVAINGFGRIGRLVFRALVEQGLVGKDIEVVAVGDIVPADNLAYLVKYDSTQGRFHGEVSAKKSSPDKAEADVLVVNGKEIKVVSARSPAELPWRELGVELVIESTGLFTAVEKAQGHITAGAKKVIISAPAKGDCLTTVLGVNDDKYDPKQHHIVSNASCTTNCLAPVVHVLLKEGFGIAEGLMTTVHAYTATQKTVDGPSKKDWKGGRTAAQNIIPSTTGAAKAVALVLPEVKGKLTGMAFRVPTPTVSVVDLTVKTVKDTSYAEICAAMKRASQTYLKNILGYTEDEVVSTDFLHCNLSSIFDAGAGIELNKNFFKLVSWYDNEWGYSSRVGDLVKLMIKKGI
- a CDS encoding VOC family protein, which gives rise to MNLARKLLHTRYRVDDLERTVKFYRDILGLQEVRRHASPRGATLVFLKAPESEEQIEICCFPKSGPVQVQADLTHLAFAVDSLAEFAKHLAQHGLKYSDGPTATASGSVIAFIDAPEGYEIELIQK
- the folP gene encoding dihydropteroate synthase codes for the protein MGIVNVTPDSFSDGGQFGDAEQAVAHGLELVRQGATILDIGGESSRPGAAPVSESEELSRVIPVITALARQTTVPLSIDTMKPAVARAALRAGASLVNDVGASCAAAEMWQLVAETGAGYVAMHMQGLPRTMQLHPVYDDVVKEVGAFFEERLKRVEAVGVAAEQIVFDVGIGFGKSVTHNLQLLSALPGFTKLPRPMALGVSRKSFIGALTGATVDERLPGSLACAALAVAAGVQIIRTHDVAETVQAVRLAEAIRELR
- the cdaA gene encoding diadenylate cyclase CdaA, yielding MWPLISQIWRPTLEIFILAVTIYLATRFVRGTRGWPVVVGFVILLLLLTMTATLLKLEVLRYLVGNASLVIMVGAIIIFQPEIRRLLGELGNLPLFATAHEQRESMEVILDACERLAEVRIGALIAIEQSIQLREAVESGISVDCVATAEMLEAIFFPNNAIHDGGVIIKGDRIAYAACIFPLTRRLGLNKSLGTRHRAALGLSDETDAVIVVVSEETGSISYAYKGELVRGVSIEELRSFLTSVIVRPPRASGLWNWLRFWAVDRPPDATAPAASNPDASVAPQEESK
- a CDS encoding prepilin-type N-terminal cleavage/methylation domain-containing protein, which gives rise to MNVRSQRQGAGVTHYASALRGASWPLSLVTRPRFKAFTLIELLVVIAIIAILAALLLPALSQSKATAKRIHCLSNLHQVLIAAHVYVDDNAGSYPVAYQSGTINGSAALICWDLTTIAGNPPTVIPGLLWQSQGNKQIQQCPSFTGGANWVVDPYTGYNYNTSYIGHGQQEDIPEPTKSAAVKQPMKTILFGDGQYAAGANKFMRAPWANPGDDSFRGRWAGTQGFRHQKRSNAAFGDGHAESLRERFVENEDGAKNVATGTGFLSTDNSLYDLE